TCTATATCTGTATAAAAACCGTATTTATATTCTTGGGTTTCTAATTCTTTTTCTAAATCTTCTTCAGTATATTTCATTGTTCAAAGTTCTTTGTTTAAAATTCAAAGTTGTATTGGCTAATCCTTGTACTTACTTCCTTTGAAGTCACTCTTTTTTAAATAACTGATAAAACCACCAATCATTTTACTCAACTTAAGTGCTTGTTCTTTTAATTTATTAAAATCTTTTTCATTAATATAATTTCTATCAAAAACTCTATATAATTGAGATCTTGTTTCTCCACAAGATGCTTTTGCTATTGATAAAAACTGAATAAACTCTTTATTTCCATTTCTTTC
The nucleotide sequence above comes from Polaribacter butkevichii. Encoded proteins:
- a CDS encoding four helix bundle protein; translation: MATVKMFEDLEIWKLSRVLCNDINTVANNTELRKDYKLYSQIDGSSGSVMDNIAEGFERNGNKEFIQFLSIAKASCGETRSQLYRVFDRNYINEKDFNKLKEQALKLSKMIGGFISYLKKSDFKGSKYKD